A DNA window from Sphingopyxis macrogoltabida contains the following coding sequences:
- a CDS encoding FixH family protein, producing the protein MTDTRKPKAFTGRHMTAILVGFFAVVIAVNFTMARFAMSTFGGKVVENSYVASQHYNEWLKRADAQDRLGWDARITLDAKRHVLLAISKDGVPLGGIRASATINHPVGRTPPAALNFEPAAGGVLRSVEPLVLGRWRLDLIVRHGADEARYRENLQ; encoded by the coding sequence ATGACCGACACACGCAAACCCAAGGCCTTCACCGGCCGGCATATGACGGCGATCCTCGTCGGCTTTTTTGCGGTCGTGATCGCGGTCAATTTCACCATGGCGCGCTTCGCCATGTCGACCTTTGGCGGCAAGGTGGTCGAGAACAGCTATGTTGCGAGCCAGCATTATAACGAATGGCTGAAACGCGCCGACGCGCAGGACCGGCTCGGATGGGATGCGCGCATCACGCTCGACGCGAAGCGGCACGTCCTGCTGGCGATCAGCAAGGATGGCGTTCCGCTCGGCGGCATTCGGGCGTCGGCAACGATCAACCACCCCGTTGGGCGCACCCCGCCCGCCGCGCTCAATTTCGAGCCGGCGGCGGGCGGCGTGCTGCGCTCGGTCGAGCCGCTGGTGTTGGGGCGCTGGCGGCTCGACCTTATCGTCCGGCACGGCGCCGACGAAGCCCGCTATCGCGAGAATCTTCAATGA
- the ccoG gene encoding cytochrome c oxidase accessory protein CcoG has translation MASPEDLSGQSAPLYEARKGVYPKAVNGPFRRFKWAIMAVTLAIYYGTPWIRWDRGPYAPDQAVLVDLANRRFYMFQIEIWPHEFYYVAGLLIMAGIGLFLVTSAVGRAWCGYACPQTVWTDLFQHVDRLVDGDRNAQVRLANGPWTAEKLTKRAVKYSIYLTIAFWTGGAWIMYFADAPTLTADFWTGQAALVAYGTVAVMTATTFILGGFMREQVCVYMCPWPRIQTAMMDEKSLLVTYKDWRGEPRGSVKKAQAHPGGFGDCIDCNQCVAVCPTGIDIREGPQIGCITCALCIDACDGAMAQVGRPRGLIDYCTLDDAATEKAGGTGQPIRKTLLRPRTLIYFGVWTAIGAAMLFSLGQRTRLDLAVQHERSPLFVQLSDGHIRNNYTLKLRNMETRPRRVAVSVSGLPGAVLWTDAGSREKAGQRIELALPADSVTSVKLFVAAPAIGPARQDFTIGTRGLDGDPRGDSDIIQFDRPEAGQ, from the coding sequence ATGGCCAGCCCTGAAGATCTTTCCGGCCAGTCGGCGCCGCTCTATGAAGCGCGGAAGGGCGTTTACCCGAAAGCGGTGAACGGTCCCTTCCGCCGCTTCAAATGGGCGATCATGGCGGTGACGCTGGCGATCTATTACGGCACGCCGTGGATCCGCTGGGATCGCGGTCCTTACGCGCCCGATCAGGCGGTGCTCGTCGACCTTGCGAACCGGCGTTTCTACATGTTCCAGATCGAGATCTGGCCACATGAATTCTATTATGTCGCGGGCCTGCTCATCATGGCGGGGATCGGGCTGTTCCTTGTCACCAGCGCAGTCGGCCGCGCCTGGTGCGGTTATGCCTGTCCGCAGACGGTGTGGACCGACCTGTTCCAGCATGTCGACCGGCTGGTCGACGGCGACCGCAATGCGCAGGTCCGGCTGGCGAACGGCCCGTGGACGGCCGAAAAGCTGACGAAGCGGGCGGTCAAATATAGCATCTATTTGACGATCGCTTTTTGGACCGGCGGTGCGTGGATCATGTATTTCGCCGATGCGCCGACGCTGACGGCGGATTTCTGGACCGGGCAGGCGGCGCTTGTCGCCTATGGCACCGTCGCCGTGATGACCGCGACGACCTTCATCCTCGGCGGATTTATGCGCGAACAGGTGTGCGTCTACATGTGCCCCTGGCCGCGCATCCAGACCGCGATGATGGATGAAAAATCGCTGCTGGTGACATACAAGGACTGGCGCGGCGAACCGCGCGGCAGCGTCAAGAAGGCGCAGGCTCACCCCGGCGGCTTCGGCGACTGCATCGACTGCAACCAGTGCGTCGCCGTGTGCCCGACGGGAATCGACATTCGCGAAGGGCCGCAGATCGGTTGCATCACCTGCGCACTCTGTATCGACGCGTGCGACGGGGCGATGGCGCAGGTCGGTCGCCCGCGCGGGCTGATCGACTATTGCACGCTCGACGATGCGGCGACCGAAAAGGCAGGCGGCACCGGGCAGCCGATCCGCAAGACGCTGCTGCGTCCGCGCACCTTGATCTATTTCGGCGTCTGGACCGCAATCGGTGCGGCGATGCTCTTTTCGCTCGGCCAGCGGACGCGGCTCGACCTTGCCGTCCAGCACGAGCGCAGCCCGCTCTTCGTCCAGCTTTCCGACGGCCACATCCGCAACAATTACACGCTGAAGCTGCGCAATATGGAAACGCGCCCGCGCCGGGTCGCGGTGAGTGTCAGCGGGCTTCCCGGTGCGGTGCTGTGGACCGACGCCGGTTCGCGTGAAAAGGCCGGGCAGCGTATCGAACTGGCGCTGCCCGCCGACAGCGTCACGAGCGTCAAACTTTTCGTCGCGGCGCCCGCCATCGGTCCGGCGCGGCAGGATTTCACGATCGGTACGCGCGGGCTCGACGGCGATCCGCGCGGCGACAGCGACATCATCCAGTTCGACCGGCCGGAGGCAGGACAATGA
- the ccoP gene encoding cytochrome-c oxidase, cbb3-type subunit III, with translation MADLKQRIDEATGTSTVGHEWDGIEELDTPMPRWWLWTFYATIVWGLAYVVLYPAWPMVDSATKGVLGWSSRGDLAKEMAADAKRRAPTVNAIAATAITDLPAKPELMQAAVQGGGAAFRVHCVQCHGAGGAGVKNLYPSLTDDDWLWGGDLATIEYTVTHGIRNPDHKATRTSLMPAFGRDGILDAAQIGDVVSFVRTISRQEKVSASSSRGATLFADNCAVCHGAGGEGGRQVGAPKLTDAIWLYGGDRDSLTATITQPRNGVMPRWGGRLDPVTIKMLSAYVYALGGGEKGLAPVAEGAGADGQP, from the coding sequence ATGGCTGATCTGAAACAGCGCATCGACGAGGCGACCGGCACGAGCACGGTCGGCCATGAGTGGGACGGGATCGAGGAACTCGACACGCCGATGCCGCGCTGGTGGCTCTGGACCTTTTACGCCACGATCGTCTGGGGGCTGGCTTATGTCGTCCTCTATCCGGCGTGGCCGATGGTCGACAGCGCGACCAAGGGCGTCCTCGGCTGGTCGAGCCGCGGCGACCTTGCAAAGGAAATGGCGGCCGATGCGAAGCGCCGCGCGCCGACGGTCAATGCCATCGCCGCAACCGCGATTACCGATCTGCCCGCGAAGCCCGAACTGATGCAGGCGGCGGTGCAGGGCGGCGGCGCGGCGTTCCGCGTCCATTGCGTCCAGTGCCACGGCGCTGGCGGTGCGGGGGTGAAGAACCTCTATCCGAGCCTGACCGACGACGACTGGCTGTGGGGCGGCGATCTGGCGACCATCGAATATACGGTCACCCACGGCATCCGGAATCCCGACCACAAGGCGACCCGCACCAGCCTGATGCCCGCCTTCGGCCGCGACGGCATTCTCGACGCGGCGCAGATCGGCGATGTCGTCAGTTTCGTGCGCACGATCAGCCGGCAGGAAAAGGTCAGCGCGTCGTCGTCGCGCGGCGCGACGCTGTTCGCGGACAATTGCGCGGTCTGCCACGGCGCGGGCGGCGAAGGCGGGCGGCAGGTCGGCGCGCCGAAACTGACCGATGCGATCTGGCTGTACGGCGGCGATCGCGACAGCCTGACCGCGACGATCACGCAGCCGCGAAACGGCGTGATGCCGCGCTGGGGTGGCCGGCTCGATCCGGTCACGATCAAGATGCTGTCGGCCTATGTCTATGCGCTGGGCGGCGGCGAGAAGGGGCTCGCGCCCGTCGCCGAAGGGGCGGGAGCCGATGGCCAGCCCTGA
- a CDS encoding cbb3-type cytochrome c oxidase subunit 3 translates to MSYDALRHFADSWGLLAMALLFLTLIAWPFRPSARARNEEAANMIFKDDEHG, encoded by the coding sequence ATGAGCTACGACGCGCTTCGCCATTTCGCCGATAGCTGGGGGCTGCTCGCGATGGCGCTGCTGTTCCTCACCCTTATCGCCTGGCCGTTCCGGCCGAGCGCGCGCGCCCGCAACGAAGAGGCCGCGAACATGATCTTCAAGGACGACGAGCATGGCTGA
- the ccoO gene encoding cytochrome-c oxidase, cbb3-type subunit II — protein sequence MATRPAKQGFSHKKIERNVTLLGALALLTVTIGGIVEIAPLFWIDNTVEKVEGMRPYTPLELAGRNIYMREGCYTCHSQMIRPFRDEVERYGHYSLAAESMYDHPFQWGSKRTGPDLARVGGRYSDEWHKAHLIDPRSVVPESIMPPYAFLAERDLQTGDMSNDLTALYRVGVPYTKADIAKANDDIRAQADPDAGAGDLQKRYPKAQVRDFDGDPARVTEMDALIAYLQMLGTLVDVDKAAAQERAGETEAAR from the coding sequence ATGGCCACCAGACCCGCCAAACAGGGCTTCAGCCACAAGAAGATCGAACGCAATGTGACGTTGCTCGGCGCGCTCGCGCTGCTCACCGTCACCATCGGCGGCATCGTCGAGATCGCGCCGCTCTTCTGGATCGACAACACGGTCGAGAAGGTCGAGGGCATGCGGCCCTACACCCCGCTCGAACTCGCCGGGCGCAACATCTATATGCGCGAGGGCTGCTACACCTGTCACAGCCAGATGATCCGTCCGTTCCGCGACGAGGTCGAACGCTATGGCCATTACAGTCTCGCCGCCGAGAGCATGTACGACCATCCCTTCCAATGGGGGTCGAAGCGCACCGGGCCCGACCTGGCGCGCGTCGGCGGCCGCTATTCGGACGAATGGCACAAGGCGCATCTGATCGACCCGCGCAGCGTCGTGCCCGAATCGATCATGCCGCCTTACGCTTTCCTTGCTGAGCGCGATCTCCAGACGGGGGATATGTCGAACGACCTAACCGCGCTCTATCGCGTCGGTGTGCCCTATACGAAGGCCGACATCGCCAAGGCGAACGATGACATCCGGGCGCAGGCCGACCCCGATGCCGGCGCGGGCGATCTGCAGAAGCGCTATCCGAAGGCGCAGGTCCGCGATTTTGACGGCGACCCCGCGCGCGTGACCGAGATGGATGCGCTGATTGCCTATCTTCAGATGCTCGGCACGCTGGTCGATGTCGACAAGGCGGCGGCGCAGGAACGCGCCGGCGAAACGGAGGCGGCGCGATGA
- the ccoN gene encoding cytochrome-c oxidase, cbb3-type subunit I → MDTLVAKAGGWLGLALLALVMAAVAVDAPFAVHMIIVALAALLMLWTTVSRADYEAIARGILKMPADQGVYDDDPVRWGVVATLFWGIAGMAAGLFIALQLAFPALNLNLEYTTFGRLRPLHTSAVIFAFGGNALIATSFYVVQRTCRARLAFPTLARFVFWGYQLFIVLAATGYLMGVTEAREYAEPEWYVDLWLTIVWVAYLVVFVGTIVKRREPHIYVANWFYLSFIVTIAMLHIVNNLSMPTSIFGSKSYAAFAGVQDALTQWWYGHNAVGFFLTAGFLAMMYYFVPKQAERPVYSYRLSIIHFWSLIFLYIWAGPHHLHYTALPDWAQTLGMVFSVILWMPSWGGMINGLMTLNGAWDKIRTDPIIRMMVMALAFYGMSTFEGPMMSIKWVNSMSHYTDWTIGHVHSGALGWNGMITFACVYYLVPRLWGRERLYSLRMVNWHFWLATVGIVFYAASMWVAGIMQGLMWREYGADGYLVYSFVESVAAMHPMYLIRAAGGAMYLAGFLIMVFNVWATLSGKVRAEKPMTETPYNAAADRPLAPVLAE, encoded by the coding sequence ATGGACACTCTGGTAGCAAAGGCGGGGGGCTGGCTCGGCCTGGCCCTGCTCGCGCTGGTGATGGCGGCGGTCGCGGTCGATGCGCCCTTCGCCGTCCATATGATCATCGTCGCGCTGGCCGCTTTGCTGATGCTCTGGACGACCGTGTCGCGCGCCGATTATGAGGCGATCGCGCGCGGGATATTGAAGATGCCCGCCGATCAGGGCGTCTATGACGACGATCCGGTGCGTTGGGGGGTCGTCGCCACGCTGTTCTGGGGCATCGCCGGCATGGCGGCAGGCCTCTTCATCGCATTGCAGCTCGCTTTCCCGGCGCTGAACCTCAATCTTGAATATACGACCTTCGGGCGCCTGCGGCCGCTGCACACCTCGGCGGTGATCTTCGCCTTCGGCGGCAACGCGCTGATCGCGACGAGCTTTTACGTCGTCCAGCGCACCTGCCGCGCGCGGCTCGCTTTCCCGACGCTCGCGCGCTTTGTCTTCTGGGGATACCAGCTCTTCATCGTGCTGGCCGCGACCGGCTATCTGATGGGCGTCACCGAGGCACGCGAATATGCCGAGCCCGAATGGTATGTCGACCTGTGGCTGACGATTGTCTGGGTCGCCTATCTGGTCGTCTTCGTCGGCACGATCGTGAAGCGCCGCGAGCCGCATATCTATGTCGCGAACTGGTTTTACCTGAGCTTCATCGTCACCATCGCGATGCTCCACATCGTCAACAATCTGTCGATGCCCACCAGCATTTTCGGATCCAAAAGCTACGCCGCCTTTGCCGGGGTGCAGGATGCGCTGACGCAATGGTGGTACGGGCATAATGCGGTCGGATTTTTCCTGACCGCCGGCTTCCTCGCGATGATGTATTATTTCGTGCCGAAGCAGGCCGAGCGGCCGGTGTATAGCTATCGCCTTTCGATCATCCACTTCTGGTCGCTGATCTTCCTCTACATCTGGGCGGGGCCGCACCACCTCCACTACACCGCGCTGCCCGACTGGGCACAGACGCTGGGCATGGTCTTTTCGGTGATCCTGTGGATGCCGAGCTGGGGCGGCATGATCAACGGGCTGATGACGCTGAACGGCGCGTGGGACAAGATCCGCACCGACCCGATCATCCGCATGATGGTGATGGCGCTCGCCTTCTACGGCATGAGCACCTTCGAAGGCCCGATGATGTCGATCAAATGGGTCAACTCCATGTCGCACTATACCGACTGGACGATCGGCCACGTCCATTCGGGCGCGCTCGGCTGGAACGGCATGATCACCTTCGCCTGCGTCTATTATCTCGTGCCGCGCCTGTGGGGCCGCGAGCGGCTCTACAGCCTGCGCATGGTCAACTGGCACTTCTGGCTCGCGACCGTCGGCATCGTTTTCTACGCCGCGTCGATGTGGGTCGCGGGCATCATGCAGGGCCTGATGTGGCGCGAATATGGAGCCGACGGTTATCTCGTCTACAGCTTCGTCGAAAGCGTCGCGGCGATGCACCCGATGTACCTGATCCGCGCCGCTGGCGGGGCGATGTATCTCGCCGGCTTCCTGATCATGGTCTTCAACGTCTGGGCGACGCTCAGCGGCAAGGTGCGCGCCGAAAAGCCGATGACCGAAACCCCGTACAACGCCGCAGCGGACCGCCCGCTCGCGCCCGTCCTTGCCGAATAA
- a CDS encoding OmpW/AlkL family protein codes for MKKQHLSLIALAAAAAIPGQAAAKAGDVQFKIFATYVAPDGKISDVKLDRIGLPAGTQTKADDNVTPTVAIEYYVADHISLETIAGVTQHDVNGRGALSGATLVSNAKIVPATLTLKYHFGKEGDIQPYVGAGPSYFIFIDEKPGATTRSLGATRQKMGDKFGAALQAGVDIPVNDKGLALSFDAKRYFLRPTATWYAGTTEVLKTRHRLDPWVISAGFAFRF; via the coding sequence ATGAAAAAACAGCATCTCTCGCTGATCGCGCTGGCGGCCGCCGCCGCGATTCCCGGGCAGGCCGCGGCCAAGGCTGGCGATGTCCAGTTCAAGATTTTCGCGACCTATGTCGCACCCGACGGTAAGATCAGCGACGTCAAGCTCGACCGGATCGGGCTTCCGGCCGGGACACAAACCAAGGCCGACGACAATGTCACGCCGACGGTCGCGATCGAATATTATGTCGCCGACCATATCTCGCTCGAGACGATTGCCGGGGTGACCCAGCATGACGTGAACGGCCGTGGCGCGCTGAGCGGCGCGACGTTGGTGTCGAACGCCAAGATCGTCCCCGCGACGCTGACGCTCAAATATCATTTCGGCAAGGAAGGCGACATCCAGCCTTATGTGGGCGCGGGTCCGAGCTACTTCATCTTCATCGACGAAAAGCCCGGCGCCACGACCCGGTCGCTCGGCGCGACCCGCCAGAAGATGGGCGACAAGTTCGGCGCCGCGCTCCAGGCCGGGGTCGATATTCCGGTGAACGACAAGGGACTCGCGCTATCCTTCGATGCCAAACGCTATTTCCTGCGTCCGACCGCGACATGGTATGCCGGGACGACCGAGGTGCTGAAGACGCGGCACAGGCTGGATCCCTGGGTGATCAGCGCGGGCTTCGCTTTTCGTTTCTGA
- a CDS encoding Crp/Fnr family transcriptional regulator, with amino-acid sequence MTDCLSCIVRNRAICASLRPDELLLLGRMGRRQRVSSGHTLLWEGEDAPVVANVLEGVLKLVAATADGREQIVGIVFPSDFIGRPFGKESPYSVSAISAAELCIFHRDQFDEFAADHPDLQQKLLRRTLGELDRARRWMLLLGRKSASEKVASFLLEMADRLSPPPGAADTARGFELPFGRQQIADILGLTIETTSRQLTKMRADGLIDLPSRRKIVINDLAALNEMAG; translated from the coding sequence ATGACCGATTGCCTGTCCTGCATCGTGCGCAACCGCGCCATCTGTGCGAGCCTGCGGCCGGACGAGCTCCTGTTGCTCGGCCGGATGGGCCGACGCCAGCGCGTGAGCAGCGGGCATACGCTCCTGTGGGAGGGCGAGGACGCGCCGGTCGTCGCCAATGTCCTCGAAGGCGTCCTGAAACTCGTCGCCGCCACTGCCGACGGGCGCGAGCAGATCGTCGGCATCGTCTTTCCCTCGGACTTCATCGGACGACCGTTCGGTAAGGAAAGCCCATATAGCGTCAGCGCGATCAGCGCCGCCGAGCTTTGCATCTTCCATCGCGACCAGTTCGACGAGTTCGCTGCCGACCATCCCGATCTGCAACAAAAATTGCTGCGCCGCACACTCGGCGAACTCGATCGTGCGCGCCGCTGGATGCTTCTGCTCGGGCGCAAGTCGGCGTCCGAGAAGGTCGCCTCCTTCCTGCTCGAAATGGCCGATCGCTTGTCGCCGCCTCCCGGTGCGGCGGATACGGCGCGCGGCTTCGAGCTGCCCTTCGGCCGTCAGCAGATCGCCGACATCTTGGGTCTCACCATCGAGACCACGAGCCGCCAGCTCACCAAAATGCGCGCCGATGGCCTGATCGACCTTCCATCCCGCCGCAAGATCGTCATCAACGACCTTGCGGCTCTGAACGAAATGGCAGGCTGA